The DNA sequence CCGGCCGTCAGGGAATCCGCCGCAGCCATGATCCTGGTCCACAACCATCCCACCGGCGACCCGGCCCCCAGCGGCGAGGACGTGGCCGTCACCCGCCGCCTGCGCGAGGCCGGCGACATCATGGGGATCAGGGTGCTGGACCATATCGTCATCGGCGACGGCGAGTACGTGAGTTTCGTGGAGCGGGGACTGCTGTAATCGCAAGCCAGACAACATGATCGGAGAGAGGTTGACCATGGAGGAGAGAAACGTGGGGGCAAGGGAAGCCGCCCGAACGGCAGATGAGCCGAATGCGCCCGGGGCCGGTGCCGTTATCCGCTGTGCCTGGGCCGGCAGCGACCCGCTCTACCAGGCCTACCACGACCGGGAATGGGGTGTGCCGGTGCACGACGACCGGGTGCTGTTCGAGTTCCTGACGCTGGAAGGCGCCCAGGCCGGGCTCTCCTGGATCACCATCCTGCGCAAGCGGGAGGCCTATCGCGCCGCCTTTGCCGGCTTCGATCCCGAGGCGGTGGCCCGCTTCGACGAGAACAAGGTGGCGGCACTGCTGGCCAACCCCGGCATCGTCCGCAACCGTCTGAAGGTGGAATCCACCATCACCAACGCCCGCGCCTTCCTGAAGGTCCAGGAGGAATTCGGCTCCTTCGCGGCCTACCAGTGGGGTTTCGTGGACGGCAGGCCGCTACGGAATGGCTGGGGGAGCATCAAGGAGGTTCCGCCCAGCACGCCCCAGTCCGACGCCCTGAGCCGCGACCTGAAACGGCGCGGCTTTCGCTTTGTCGGCACGACCATCTGCTACGCCCACATGCAGGCGGTCGGCATGGTCAACGACCACACCGTGGATTGCTTCCGCTGGCGGGAATTGCAGGAAGAGGAGTCATGGCGGGTGCGCTGAGGGAATACCGGCGGTTGATCGAGGAGCTGATAATCAGGTTCCGCACCAGCAAACGCCTTCATCGCCCTCGGTAGGGCGGACAAGTCGTAGGTTATTGCCGGCAGTATTCTCCCCTGGAACCCTTGCCCCTGCTCCTATTTGATCGCCGAATCTTTCCGCGGCACCACCACGATGCCCGATTCGGTTACGGTGTAGCCCCGGCGCAGGTCCGCCTCGCGGTCGTAGCCGATGATCGCCCCGTCCGGGATGACCACCCCCTTGTCGATGATCGTCTTTCTGATCTTGGCGTGCCTGCCGATGTTCACGTTTTCGAACAGGATGGAATCCTCCACGAGGCTGAAGCTGTTGATCTTGCACAACGGGCCGATGATCGACCGGCGGACCGTGCCGCCGCTGGTGATGCAGCCCGCGCAGACGTACGAGTCGATGTTCTGGCCGCGGCGGTCGTCGTCGTCGAAGACCGTCTTGGCCGGCGGCAGGTTCCCCTGGTTGGTGAGGATGGGCCATTTGTAGTTGTAGAGATTGAGCTGGGGCGATACATGGATCAGGTCCATGTTGGCCTCGTAGTAGGAGTCGATGGTGCCCACGTCCTTCCAGTAGCCCCGCTCCTCGCTCTTCATGCCGGGGATCAGGTTATCGTTGAAGTTATAGGCGAACACCCGGTCCCCCTTTTCCAGCATCATGGGGATCACGTGCTTGCCGAAATCCAGGTCTTCGTGCTGCTTCTTCCCTTCCAGCAGCACCTCGATCAGCTTCTTGGTGGGAAAGATGTAGTTGCCCATGGAGGCAAAGCAGGTTGCCCTTCCGGGGATGGTTTCGGGATTGGCCGGTTTTTCCGCGAAAGCGGTCACCCGGGAATCGTCGTCCACGGAAAAGACCCCGAACCGTCTGGCCTCTTCCACCGGCACCTCCAGGGCCGCGATCGTGATGTCGGCCCGGTTCATGCGATGGTAGTTGATCATCTGGCTGATATCCATCTTGTAGATGTGGTCGCCGCCGAACACGGCCACGTAATCCGCATCCGAGGACTCCACGAACCGCAGGTACTGCAGGATGGCGTCGGCGGTTCCCTTGAACCACTCCTCGCTCTCGCTGCTGGTTTCCGGCGAGATGGCCACGTAGAACTCCCCCAGGCCGGTCCACTTGCCCCAGGATTCCCGGATATGCTTGTTGAGCGAGTAGGCCCGGTACTGGGTCAGGATGTAGACCTTCTTGATGCCCGAGTTGAACAGGTTGGAGAGCACGAAATCGATGATCTTGTATTTGCCGCCGAAGGAAACGCTCGGTTTCGCCCGGCGCATGGTCAGCGGATTGAGCCGTTCCCCCCTGCCTCCGGCCAGTACCATTGCGATCGTGTTCCTGCCGACGTTGTCAGAGCTGTACATGGGGCGCCTCCTTTGCAGCTTATGGGGTTGTTATGGGTATAAGGGCCAGGTGTATCTCCGGGGCTGATGGATGGTGAGGGGAGCGCCCGGCCAACAAAAAAGCCGCCCGATCAGCAATCTGCTGACCTGAGCGGCTTTTCATCCGGCCTATAGGGCTTCATCCCGTGAAACCATATCCTCACCCCATGAGAGCGAATCGTAACGCAACCGGTCACAAATTACGCCGGAGAAGCCGGGCTGTCAAGGAGCGCCACGATATTTCCGCGGGAAAGGCGGCCCGGCAATGGAACGCCATGGCGCCCCCCACAACCACTCGGAGAAAAATCCTTTTCCCGTATCAGGGCGGCAGTGATCTACAGCAGCCCCAGCGCCTCGTCCGAAGCCCGCTGGGCTGCGGCCACGCAGTCGTTCAAGCCGATGCCCCGGTAGGAGTTGCCGGTCAGGATCAGGCCGGGATGGGCCGCAAGCCCCGCCCCCAACGCCTCCAGGCGCTTGCCGTGCCCCGCCGTGTACTGGGGGATGGCCTGTTCGTGGCGGAAAATCCGCACGAACGACGGATCAACGCCGATCCCCATCGTATCCTTGAGGTCCCGCTTGACCCGCGCCGTCACCTCGTCGTCGCTCAGCTTGACATACTCCGGGAAACAGGCCCCGCCCATCATGCTGCGCAGGAGCACCTTGCCTTCCGGCGCGCGGTTCTCGAACATGCTGGAATCCCACAGGGTGCCCAGGATGCTGCGCCCCTCCTTCTTGGGGACCAGATAGCCGAAGCCGTCCAGGGGGTGAGAGATCCGGTCGCGCTCGTAGCCGAAGCAGATCACGGTCATGGTGGCGTAGGGGATCTGGCGCAACACGCCGGAAAGCCCCGCATCCAGGCCGGTGAGCATCTCGGCCGTGGCAAAGGCGGGAGCGGCGACGATGACCACGTCCGCCTCCCGCTCGCTGCCGTCGGCGCAGCGCACGCGGTAGGGGACGCTCTGCCCCTTCGCCACCGCCGCCACCGGGCTGGCCGGCTTGACCACGTCCCCCAGGGATGCGGCCAGGGCGTCGGTCAGGTACTGGATGCCCTCGCGGAACGAGGTCAGGACGCCCCCCGGACCGGCGGCGCTGGAGACCGCCTTGCCCGCGGCCCGCTCCTTTTTCTTCTTCCTGGCCAGCATGATCATGGCCCGGACCAGCCCACCGTACTCCCGTTCCAGTTCGGCAATGCGCGGGAAACAGGAGACGAGCGACATGGTTTCCGGGTCGCCGGCAAAGATGCCCGACACCATGGGCGCGATCAGCTTGTCCAACGCCTCCTCACCCAGCCTGCGGCGGCCGAAGGCGGCCAGGGTCTCGTCCACCCCCTGGGGGGCCTTGGCGATGAACGGCGTCGGCTCCAGGGCCAGGCGCAGCTTGCCGGGCCAGGAGATCAAGCGGCTCTTCAGGAAGGATGCGCCGTTCTCCGGCAGTTGGTGCAGTTCGCCGCCGGAGAAGATGAAGCGCTTGCGGGCGTTGTCGTTGCTGCGGTGCAGGTTGCCGTCGACGCCGATGGCCGAGCAGAGCTCCAGGGTCTGGGGCTTGCTGTCCAGGAAGCCGTTGGGACCCCATTCGCAGGTATAGCCGTCGGCCTTGATGCTCCAGATCTTGCCGCCGACCCGTTCATCCTTCTCCAGCAGGGCCAGGTCCAGTTCCACCCCCGCCGTGCGCGCCTTGTCCCGCAGCAGCCAGGCCGTCGCCAGCCCCGAAATGCCGCCGCCTATCACGATCACCTTTTTCATCACAGCCTCCTTCTTGCCGTCAAAGTCGGTACCTGCCCTATTCCAGCTTGCCGAGAATCTCCGCCAGGTTTTCAAAGGCGACCACCAGCCGCTCCTGATCCCGGGGCGGCAGCCGGTCCAGCAGGGTGCGGTAGTTCTCCACGATCCCCCGGCGCAACTCCCGGATCAGTTCCTCGCCCTTTTCCGTGGTGTAGATCATCACCTGGCGGCGGTTGTCTTCGTCCACGGTCCGGTACACGAACCCCAGGTTGACCAGCCGGTCCACCATCTCGCTGGCCGAGCTCATGGCGATCTGGAGCTCCTTGGCCAGCACGTTCAGGGTGCAGTTGCCCTTGTCGTAAATGGTCAGCAGCATCTTGTACTGGTTGTAGGTCAGGTCCATCCCCTCGTGGACGATGCTCCTGATCCTCCCCATGACCCGCATGATGACCGGGTAGAGCTGGGCTATCCGTTCGATCTGTTCCATGACCCGTCTCTTAAAATAGTTTTCCGAACTGTTCGGATAACTAAATGTTAGTCACATTAATTGAGATTGTCAAGCGGGAAAACCGTTACCTTTTCCCGCGCCTGTTTGCAGAAATGAGACAAAAAGGGCCGCACCCGTTCGAGGATGTGGCCTTTTTCTTTGTTCAAAGATCCTGCAGTTATGCCTCTTTCGCCTTGACCTCGATCTCGTCCCTGCCTTCTGACGCCTTTTTGAAATTGCGGATGGTCTTGCCCAGGGCACCGCCGATCTCAGGAAGGTGGCTGGCTCCGAAGACCACCACGACTATGGCGAGAACGATGAGCAATTCCGGTACGCCGAATCCGAACATGGTATCCCTTTCCGCCGCCTAGACGCCGGCCACGGCGGCGAAGTAGCCGTTGTAGTTGACGACCGCCCAAACCGTGCCGCTGGCCGTATCCACACCATAGGTGCCCAAGGTATAACTGGATTTCCAGGGGCCGAGCACGAACTTTTTCGTGCCGCCGGTGCTCTTGTTCACGGCGTTGGTCCAGTTGCCGCTGTCGTCCGGCGCAGCCAGGGCGAAGGAGCCGGCCTGGATCTGGGTGTCGGTCACCTTGGTCTTGTCGTAGGTCAGGGAGAGGGCGAAGATGTCGGTCTGGGTGCTCCCCAAGGAGGCCGACATGCCCCGCAGCAGCAGGATGTCGCTGGCGGTGGCATTGGCAGCATACCAGCCGGTGTTGACCGTGGCGCTGAAAAAGCGTCCCGAAGGATCGGTCACCGTATAGCCGTTGGAACCGGCCAAAACCTTGGCGACCGTGCCGCTCCCGGCCGTGCTCGTATTCTGTACCGCGGTATAGGCGGCACCGGCCGCCACCACGAACTGGGTGCCGTTCAGGCTGTACCCGAAGGTCTCACGCTTGGTGAAGGTGAGGGGCGGCACGGTGGCGATCACCCCGCCGTTGACCGGCGCGGGATAGGCGGGAGCGGAGTAGTAGTCCACCGTCACGTGCGACCCGTCAACGGTCACGATGCAATAGCCAATGGTGTTCAGTTCCTGTTTGGCAAGTGTCTGGCGCTTGCCGCCGCTGTAGGTCACGTCGTTGGAGGGATTGGCGGGATAGTAGAACTTGCTGCTGTTGGAGGCACCCACAATCTGCATCACCTTGGCGGTCATGCCGTCTGAGGTGGCCACCAGGCTGCGGTCGTACATGTGGTCGTGGCCGCAGAAGTGATAACCTACGTTGTTGTTCTTCAAGCTGGTGATGAAAGCGTCCAGCCCCGGGGAGCTGGCGGCCGACGGATCGTTACCGAAGAGCACATCCGTATGATCCTGGGTGATCATCCCCTTGTGGCTGAAGACAAAGGCGTGGCCGCCGGTGGGCTTGCCGGCCAGGGTGGCATCGATCCAACTCTGCTGCGCGGCGATGGTCGTGCCGAGGGCATAGGCCGTGCCGTCGGCGTTAAGGTTGTTGGCCGGATTAAACTGGTCGAGCAGCACGAAGCGCACATTGTTGTAGTCGAATGAATAGGACAGGCCCTTCAGGTTATTCACATCGGTGCTGGGGCTGCTGAAGTTGGAGCCGAGGGTGAAGGCGGCGCCGTTCTTGGCTGGGGAGGGCTGGAGGTCGGCATCGGGGTTGGTGAGGCTTAAGACATCCGCCGGCGTTGTGTTCATCTGGCCGTTCTGTGTCTGGGGAAAGGCACGTTGGAACTCGGTGGCCGTGGTTGTCGCACTGTCGTGGTTGCCGCGCAGGGGGAAGAAACCGATCCCGGCGTTGTACAGGGTCTGGGCAAAGACCGCCCGCATGTCCTCGGCGGCGGTGTTCGAGTAGGTATAGGTCGTGGTCGTGCCGTTGACCGTCTTGGTGGCGCTGGTGGTACCGGTCGAACTTGCCTTTTCCGTCAGGTCACCGGTCTGCACCACAAACTTGACACCCTTGTTGATAAACTCCTGGTTCAGCTTGGCAATGATGTCCACTGGCGTGCCGTTGGGGTTGTAGCCGTCATCGGTCTGGGTCCATTGGGTGTCGTTCATGACGGCGAATTTCCATGCGGTCTTGGACGGCACTACGGCTGCAATCGAACTGGTCGTGGCAGCAGACGACGATGTCCCGCAGCCTCCCATGACCATACCCACCGCGACGGCGCCGGCGCCGGCTGCGGTGCGCTTTATGAACTCGCGCCGGTCGATACCCTTTGTCGCACCTGGTTCGAGACCCTTGTTCTTGTCGTCATTCTGTGACATGCGTACGTTTCCTCCTTCATCTGGTATTTGGTTGTGAACTGCCGTCCAAAGCCTCCGGGAAGCGCAGTTGCGCAGTGATGCTCCGACGGATTTAGTACCAGACAATCTCAGGTGTTGGCGTTAAGGTCCGGTTAAGAGTGCGTGAACTTTTCCGGGGCTGGTGGGAAAATGTTGGGGCGTTCCCAAAGGGATTCATTGACAGACGGGCGTCCAGCAATTACATTTTGCTGAGACGCTGCACGACAAAGGATGGAAACAACCATGGCACAGACGGATTATTACAAAGCGCTGGGAGTCGATAAGAGCGCCACCCCGGACGAAATCAAGAAGGCTTTCCGCAAGCTGGCGGTCAAGTACCACCCCGACCGCAATCCGGGGGACAAGGCGTCCGAGGATAAATTCAAGGAGATCAATGAGGCCTATGCCGTGCTCTCCGATGCCAAGAAAAAGGAAGAGTACGACACCTTCGGCTCGAGCGGGTTCCACCGGCAGTACAGCCAGGAGGACATCTTCCGCGGTTTCGACTTCGGCAACGCCTACAAGGATATGGGGGCGGGAGGCGGCGAAGACATCTTCTCGCGCCTGTTCGGTGGTGCCTTTGGCCGCGGCGGGCGGAACGGCTTCCGGGCGGCGCCCCAAAAGGGTGCTGACCACGAAATGGAGACCGACGTCAGTTTCCGCGATGCCGCCCAGGGCGCCGAAAAGCTGGTGGCTTTCCGCAGGAACGGCAAGCGGGAGGAACTCAAGGTAAAGATCCCGGCCGGCGTGGAAAACGGCAGCAAGATTCGTATTGCCGGCAAAGGTGGGCAGGGGGAAGGCGGCGGGCCGCAGGGGGATCTCTACCTGATCATCCGCGTGCTGGCCGATCCGGTCTTTACCCGCGAGGGAGGCGATCTGTTCGTGGAGCGCTCCATACCCTTCAGCGCCGCCTGCCTGGGGACCTCACTGGATGTGCCTACCCTGGAGGGGGATAAGCGCATCAAGGTGCCGGCCGGCATTCAGGCCGGTACGAAGATCCGCCTCAAGGGGTGCGGCGTGAAGCCGCTGGGATCGAACACCAAGGGGGATCTCTATGTGAAGATCACCATCCAGATACCGGGGTCGCTGAGTACCGAGCAGAAAAAACTGGTGGAGGCATTGGCCGGAAACGGCCTGTAGGACAACGACTCGATAATAAGGCTGATTTTATGAGCGTATTTCGTGGACGGTTGTTTTGAGAATCATTACTCTTCAACGGCGAAGGTCACGGTAAAGGTCGTCCCCTCCCCTTCCGTGCTTCGCACCCCGATACTCCCCCCCAGATTTTCCACCAGCGTCTTGGTGACGAACAACCCCAGCCCGGTGCCTTCACCCGGCTTTTTGGTGGTGAAATAAGGATCAAATATCTTGGTCAGGGCTGCGGCCGGGATGCCGGGCCCGGTATCGGCGATGACGATGCTCACCTTTCCCGGCTCCGGCGCCAGGGTTTCGACCATCAGGCTGCCCCCTTCCCGTTCCATGGCCTGCAGGGCATTCATGATGATGTTGAGCAGGACCTGTTTCAGCAGGTTGGCGCCGACCTCCACCACCGGCAGATGGTAGTCCAGTTTCCGCAGCAGGGTCACTCCGCGCCGAGCCGCTTCGTAGTCGAGAAAGTCCAGCACGAACCCCACCGTCAGGTTGACGTCCGCCTCCCCGCCCGATTCCGTTTCCTCCTGGCTGCTGAAATTGAGCAACCCGCGCGTCATGTGGGAGAGGCGCAGGGCCTCGGAGCTGATTCGGGCAACCATCTCCCGGACGAACTCCGGCACATCGGCTTCCCGCATGATCAACTGGGAGGCCGAGATGATGACGGAAAGCGGCGCGTTCAGTTCATGGACCACACCCGCGGATATCCTGCCGAGTTCGGACATCTTCTCGTTGTATGCCAATTGCTTGAGAAGCTCTAGACTGATGGCTCCGTCGATATGCCTGTCTGCCGGGGTTTCCATACTGATTGATCTCCGGAAGGATCGTCAGAGTGAATGACAAGGGCGGAAGCCGTCCCGGGGGACGACTTCCGCTTCTTCGGTTGCTGCGGGTGGTGAAAGGGCTGTTACATATTGTAGCCGGACTCGGAGTGCTGCGTCTGGTCGAGGCCCATGATTTCGTCTTCCTTATCCACGCGCAGGCCGATGGTCTTATTCAGAACAAAGGCGATGATCAGGGTGACGATGAAGGCATAGCCCCCGGCCGCAAGAACCGCGATCAACTGGATCATGAGCTGCTTGGCGTTGCCGGTCAGAAGGCCGGTTGCGCCGACGGTGGCGAAGACGCCGGTCAAGATGGCGCCAAAGGTTCCGCCGATGCCGTGCACGCCAAAGGCATCCAGGGAGTCGTCATATTTCAGCTTGGCTTTCATCAACACACCCAGGTAGCAGACGATACCGGCGGCAAAACCCATGAGCAGGGCAGCACCCGGCTGTACGAAACCGGCTGCCGGGGTGATGACGACCAGACCGGCCACGATACCCGAACCGAAACCGAGGGCGCTGGGCTTGCCGGCGTGGAACCATTCGGCGAACATCCAGGAGAGGCCGGCGGCAGCCGGAGCGATGGCGGTGGTGGTAAAAGCCAGACCGGCCAGGCCGCCCGCCGCATCGGAGGTGTTGACGCCGACAACCGCTGAACCGGCGTTGAATCCGAACCACCCGAACCAGAGCAGGCCAACGCCCAACAGGGTCAGCGGGAGGCTATGGGGAGCCATGCGCTCGGTCGGGAAACCGCGGCGCTTGCCGAGAAACACCAGGAACGCCAGGGCCGAAATACCGGAGGAGAGATGGACGACCGTACCGCCGGCGAAGTCCAGAGCGCCTTTTTTAAAGAGCCAGCCGTCGGTCATCCAGACCCAGTGGGCCAGGGGGTCATAGACCAGGGTGGTCCAGAGCAGCACGAACAGGCAGAAGGCAGAAAACTTGACGCGTTCCGCCAGGGCGCCGGAGATGAGGGCGACGGTAATCATGGCGAACATGGCCTGGTACATGGCGAATACCAACTCGGGAATCGCGCCGGGCTCCTTGGCGTAGTTCTGGAACAGGGCCCAATCCACCGTGCCGGTGGCGGCATCCTTCATGATGATGAGGCCGTTCAGCATGAACTTGCTGCAGTTGCCCACCAGGCCGCCGCCAAGGTCGGGGGCGAAAGCGAGTGAGTAGCCGATGACCGCCCACTGAACACCGACGATGCCCATGGCCACGAACGAATGCATCATGGTGGAGAGGACGTTTTTCTGACGGACCATGCCGCCGTAGAAAAAGGCCAGACCGGGGGTCATCAACAGCACCAGGGCGCAACAAACCAGCATCCAGGCGGTATCGCCGGTGTTGAGCACCGGCTTGACGTCGGGCGGCGTGGCCGGGGCTGCTGCCGCCGGAGCGGCGGCGGCAGGCGCGGTTGCGGCCGGGGCCGCGGCGGGTGCTGCCGGGGCGGCGTCCTTTTTCTCTTCAGCCATGGCGCAGATCGGTATCAGACCGGCCAGGATGACAAGCATAATTGCGGCAAAATACAGTTTGAGCTTCATGATAGTCCTCCGTAGATAAGTGGTTATATCCAATGATTGTTAAATCGCGTCCGTACCTTTTTCGCCGGTTCTGATCCTTACCGCCTCTTCAAGCGAGACGATAAAGATCTTGCCGTCACCGATCCTGCCGGTCTTGGCCGTATTTTGAATCGTCTCCACTACCTTGGTGACCAGATCGTCGCTCACTGCAATCTCGATCTTGATCTTGGGGATGAAATCAACCACGTACTCTGCACCGCGATAGAGCTCGGTGTGCCCTTTCTGCCGGCCGAACCCCTTGACCTCGCTGACCGTTATACCTTCGATGCCGATTTCATTGAGGGCATCCTTAACCTCGTCCAATTTAAAGGGCTTTATGATAGCTTCGATGAGTTTCATTGCGTCTGCCTCCTTTGTTTGCGCGTATATGGGCCACTCCTGGAAAAAGGCGGGGGCGCGGGCAGCCGCCCCCGAATTATAAGGAGGGACAGCTTAGAATGCGATATCCAACTGGGTGGTAAAGGCCGGCTTGCCGCCGGGATTGACATTACCCCCGTTACCGTTGCCGGGATCGGAAACCGATGTGGTGTAGAACGGGTTGAAAACAACAACACCAACGATCAGCGAAACCTGTTTGGAGAAGGCCCACGAACCGCCCACCGAAACTTCGCCGTTGGCGTTGTTGCCCCCCATGTAATCGACCGCCAGCCAGAGTTTGTCGGAGATCTCGCTCATGGTGCGGTCCCAGGACGCCATGACGCCGCTGTTGGCGCCCTTGCCAAGGGCACGCTCGGAGCCATAGTAACCGCCTGCGGAGAAGCGGCCGACGACCGGCAGAGTTTTCCCGACCAATCCATAGACGATATTCTGCCGCGTGGTGAGGCCCCTCACCTCCGGCTTATCGTAGGTGCCGAGGTTATATGCGCCTATGGCAAACTGGGGCAGTCCCTTGATGCCAAAGGCATCCTCGGGCGTACCCAATTTTGCGTTGAAATAGAAGGGTGCCCGGTCATAGCCATAAATGGCATCGTCCTGGTAGCCCGACTTAAGAAAATCAACCCCGACCTCCAGCTTGACGTTTTCCGACGGCAGTACGCCGGCACTCAGACCGATATTGTACAGATTGGGGTTGAAGCCACCCTCGGTTTTTCCGGAAAAGCGGGTATAATTGTCGACATCGATATGAATTTCTTTGAAACCTTTGACATCGGGGGAAGGAATCCAAATCTGCGTTGAAGGGGTCGCCAGTGCCGTTCCACAGGCAAAGGCCAGTGCTGCCATTGTTGTTGCTGCTACGTTACCAATCCTCATCTTTCCTCTCCTTTTCATCGTTGATTTTGAACGGTGATTGGATGAAAGCGACATTGGTTTCATCGATGCACGTTCTGTAGAGTAGAATGCGTGAATATATATGTATTTGTATTGTCCGCTGCACCTCACTTTATGGAAATTTCCTTAGCACAGAGCGTGCCATATTATATTTAACAATAATATCAAATATATACAGCATGTTTGTCATAGACCCTGCTCTTTTTGCATACCGAATGCCCCGGCAAATTGCCTGTTTTTTAATCAGTTTTTTGCCCCATGATTTTTTTTTGAGCCGTAACCAACGGACTTGCATTGTGCCCCGCCGGCACCTTTTTCGCCGCGCCAGGTTTTCCGTGTTGGCACAAACCTTAAACCATGCGATGTTCCTTGTCTTTTCAGCCTTTTTGAGGTAGATTAACCAAACTCATCCCTTCAAGGAGGTGCTCCCATGACACCGGTGGCAAAGGTCGGCGAGATTCCTAACTTCGGCAAGAAGGTTGTTTCCGTCTCAGACCGGGAAATTCTCCTGGTCAACGTCAAAGGGACCATCTTCGCCTGCGAGAACGAATGTCCCCACCAGGGGAGCCCCATGAATGCCGCCGTTGTCAAAGAGGGGTATATCGCCTGCCCGCGCCACGGCTACCGCTTCAACCTTGCCGATGGCGGATGCACGGATCACCCCGACCTCACCCTGAAAACCTTTCCCGTCCAAATCAGTGGAGACGACATCCTCATCGATCCGGCATAGACCTCTCCATGGATCATGCCTTCATCGTCCTGTTCGCCCTCTGTGTCTGCCTGCTCTCGCTGGTCACGGCGGGGCACGCCCTGCTCCATAAACGCGATTCCCGTTCCGCCCTGGGCTGGATGAGCATCAGCCTGACGTTGCCGCTGCTTGGCCCATTCCTCTACTGGTGCCTGGGGGTCAACCGCATCTCCCGCCAAGCCCGGCGCTGGCAGGAAAGCGGCCGCAGACTCAGCGGAAGCGAGATACACCCCCTTAAGGACCCCGGCAGCGAGGCGGTGCGACTTCCTCTGGCCGCGGCACATCTGGATGACCTGCGCGTACTGGGGGACCGAGTGGTGCGCACCAGGCTGCGGGAGGGCAACAGGATCATCCCGCTGGTGGATGGCGAGGAAGCCTATCCGGCCATGCTGGCGGCCATCAGGCGGGCAGAGGAAAGCATCAATCTGAGCAGCTATATCTTCGACGCCGACGGCATCGGTGCCGAGTTCATCGATCAGCTCAAGGAGGCGACCGAACGGGGCGTTGCGGTGCGGATCATCATCGACGCCCTGGGGGAGAAGTACAGCCGCCACCTCCCCCGCACGGCCCTCGCAGGCACCCAGGTGCGCCTGGTCC is a window from the Oryzomonas sagensis genome containing:
- a CDS encoding DNA-3-methyladenine glycosylase I; protein product: MEERNVGAREAARTADEPNAPGAGAVIRCAWAGSDPLYQAYHDREWGVPVHDDRVLFEFLTLEGAQAGLSWITILRKREAYRAAFAGFDPEAVARFDENKVAALLANPGIVRNRLKVESTITNARAFLKVQEEFGSFAAYQWGFVDGRPLRNGWGSIKEVPPSTPQSDALSRDLKRRGFRFVGTTICYAHMQAVGMVNDHTVDCFRWRELQEEESWRVR
- the glgC gene encoding glucose-1-phosphate adenylyltransferase, which translates into the protein MYSSDNVGRNTIAMVLAGGRGERLNPLTMRRAKPSVSFGGKYKIIDFVLSNLFNSGIKKVYILTQYRAYSLNKHIRESWGKWTGLGEFYVAISPETSSESEEWFKGTADAILQYLRFVESSDADYVAVFGGDHIYKMDISQMINYHRMNRADITIAALEVPVEEARRFGVFSVDDDSRVTAFAEKPANPETIPGRATCFASMGNYIFPTKKLIEVLLEGKKQHEDLDFGKHVIPMMLEKGDRVFAYNFNDNLIPGMKSEERGYWKDVGTIDSYYEANMDLIHVSPQLNLYNYKWPILTNQGNLPPAKTVFDDDDRRGQNIDSYVCAGCITSGGTVRRSIIGPLCKINSFSLVEDSILFENVNIGRHAKIRKTIIDKGVVIPDGAIIGYDREADLRRGYTVTESGIVVVPRKDSAIK
- the hemG gene encoding protoporphyrinogen oxidase, which gives rise to MKKVIVIGGGISGLATAWLLRDKARTAGVELDLALLEKDERVGGKIWSIKADGYTCEWGPNGFLDSKPQTLELCSAIGVDGNLHRSNDNARKRFIFSGGELHQLPENGASFLKSRLISWPGKLRLALEPTPFIAKAPQGVDETLAAFGRRRLGEEALDKLIAPMVSGIFAGDPETMSLVSCFPRIAELEREYGGLVRAMIMLARKKKKERAAGKAVSSAAGPGGVLTSFREGIQYLTDALAASLGDVVKPASPVAAVAKGQSVPYRVRCADGSEREADVVIVAAPAFATAEMLTGLDAGLSGVLRQIPYATMTVICFGYERDRISHPLDGFGYLVPKKEGRSILGTLWDSSMFENRAPEGKVLLRSMMGGACFPEYVKLSDDEVTARVKRDLKDTMGIGVDPSFVRIFRHEQAIPQYTAGHGKRLEALGAGLAAHPGLILTGNSYRGIGLNDCVAAAQRASDEALGLL
- a CDS encoding MarR family winged helix-turn-helix transcriptional regulator, with the translated sequence MEQIERIAQLYPVIMRVMGRIRSIVHEGMDLTYNQYKMLLTIYDKGNCTLNVLAKELQIAMSSASEMVDRLVNLGFVYRTVDEDNRRQVMIYTTEKGEELIRELRRGIVENYRTLLDRLPPRDQERLVVAFENLAEILGKLE
- a CDS encoding twin-arginine translocase TatA/TatE family subunit; translated protein: MFGFGVPELLIVLAIVVVVFGASHLPEIGGALGKTIRNFKKASEGRDEIEVKAKEA
- a CDS encoding metallophosphoesterase family protein; the encoded protein is MSQNDDKNKGLEPGATKGIDRREFIKRTAAGAGAVAVGMVMGGCGTSSSAATTSSIAAVVPSKTAWKFAVMNDTQWTQTDDGYNPNGTPVDIIAKLNQEFINKGVKFVVQTGDLTEKASSTGTTSATKTVNGTTTTYTYSNTAAEDMRAVFAQTLYNAGIGFFPLRGNHDSATTTATEFQRAFPQTQNGQMNTTPADVLSLTNPDADLQPSPAKNGAAFTLGSNFSSPSTDVNNLKGLSYSFDYNNVRFVLLDQFNPANNLNADGTAYALGTTIAAQQSWIDATLAGKPTGGHAFVFSHKGMITQDHTDVLFGNDPSAASSPGLDAFITSLKNNNVGYHFCGHDHMYDRSLVATSDGMTAKVMQIVGASNSSKFYYPANPSNDVTYSGGKRQTLAKQELNTIGYCIVTVDGSHVTVDYYSAPAYPAPVNGGVIATVPPLTFTKRETFGYSLNGTQFVVAAGAAYTAVQNTSTAGSGTVAKVLAGSNGYTVTDPSGRFFSATVNTGWYAANATASDILLLRGMSASLGSTQTDIFALSLTYDKTKVTDTQIQAGSFALAAPDDSGNWTNAVNKSTGGTKKFVLGPWKSSYTLGTYGVDTASGTVWAVVNYNGYFAAVAGV
- a CDS encoding DnaJ C-terminal domain-containing protein, whose product is MAQTDYYKALGVDKSATPDEIKKAFRKLAVKYHPDRNPGDKASEDKFKEINEAYAVLSDAKKKEEYDTFGSSGFHRQYSQEDIFRGFDFGNAYKDMGAGGGEDIFSRLFGGAFGRGGRNGFRAAPQKGADHEMETDVSFRDAAQGAEKLVAFRRNGKREELKVKIPAGVENGSKIRIAGKGGQGEGGGPQGDLYLIIRVLADPVFTREGGDLFVERSIPFSAACLGTSLDVPTLEGDKRIKVPAGIQAGTKIRLKGCGVKPLGSNTKGDLYVKITIQIPGSLSTEQKKLVEALAGNGL
- a CDS encoding sensor histidine kinase → METPADRHIDGAISLELLKQLAYNEKMSELGRISAGVVHELNAPLSVIISASQLIMREADVPEFVREMVARISSEALRLSHMTRGLLNFSSQEETESGGEADVNLTVGFVLDFLDYEAARRGVTLLRKLDYHLPVVEVGANLLKQVLLNIIMNALQAMEREGGSLMVETLAPEPGKVSIVIADTGPGIPAAALTKIFDPYFTTKKPGEGTGLGLFVTKTLVENLGGSIGVRSTEGEGTTFTVTFAVEE